Below is a genomic region from Pleuronectes platessa chromosome 18, fPlePla1.1, whole genome shotgun sequence.
GGGCGTGGTAGCTACAGGCACAGAGCGAGCCAGAGCAGCAGCCAGAGGTCGTCATACGAGGAGCGCTGTGTGGACCCGGTGGAAGAGAGGCCGCCAAGCCCAGAGCCCAGGACCATCCACAAAGCTCACCTGAAGGACGCAAATCGGAAGGAGTCCGAGACCATTGGCTTCATTCCTGGCTCCGCCGACCATTCCCCTTCGGCACAGACCTGCAACCCCTGCACCTCTCCGGGGAGCTGCAGGACCTTCATATGCAGCGTGCTCACCTGCGGCCTGTACAGGGTCTGCCAGGGTTCCACTCTTGCTCCGTGCCTTGTGCCAAACGAGAGCTCTCCAGATGAGCCAGAGAAGGTGAGCCTCCAAAGTGTGAGCCCAGGAGACAACAAAGAGGAGGATCACACAGATTGGCTTGGGGATCTCCACATCGCTGGCGTCAAAGTGGACAGTCCAAGGGAGTATTTAGAGGTCGAACCCGTGTTTCTGGCCGGTGTTCAAACACAGCCCGGCAATCCGTCCCTGCATGAGTCCATGAGGTTCGACGACTGGGAGGAGGGCACAGAGGACCTGGACTCTCTTATTGCTAAAAAGTTGCTGGAGCTCTACTCTGAATATCAAATCGACGAGCTGGCGAGGTGCACCTCAGACTCTGTGTTTCTGAGGAAGAGCAAGGACATCAATCAGCTCATCAACTCGCTGGCAGAGGAGCACAAAATGGACGAGCAGGAAGCGGAGTGTCGGCTGGTGCGTGGCATCATCCGCATCAGCACCCGGAAGAGTGGAAGGAAGAGGCCGACCCCGTCCAGGGTGGAGAGGACACTGTCGGACAGCGGGAATGAGACAATGAGGGAGAGCGATTCCTTGAGATTCAGCAACAACAGTAAGCCAGTGTTTCTCCCATATGCATTCATAATAATCAGCTAATAAGCAAATTCTGAGTTCCAACGTTAAATTTTCACacaatgtatttatattcacaATGAAACGGAACCACTACAACTTGGCCTTTCTACGCCGCACGTAGTTGATTCAGCCTAGTATCACAGGAAGGTGACCCTATCGCTCACCCACGAACAAATAGACTGCATGTACAGTAAGGCAGGTTATCAGTTAGGCTGTGTGAGAGTACGTGTGCAGCAGCTCCCTATTTTGCCAGACAGGATGGTTAGGTTATGAAAATGTACCCGTCTGACATTTAATGCTCGTGAATTGAGAATCAATGAAGcaaaactgtttgttttgtcaGCACAAACAATGTGCAAGTGAATGAGTCAGCACTTTTCAGTCACTAGATCAATAATGAAGTGCTGAGGCCAAcacttaaaatgtataaaaaattaCTAAAAAACTTCAAAGCACTCTCTTTCTAACTGTCAATATGACAATAACGGCATTTTAACAGTAACAAAGAgagttttttataattttgtttatCCATATGTATCTTTATCCAAAGAGCTCCTCAAACTAACTCACTTGGAGTCTAGGAAGCACTCCTTCTCAAATGTGTTTCACGTTAGATTATTCCTAAAGAAATAATGctcaaaataactttataaTATTGTGATCATATGGGGagcattcaaataaatataaacttacACTATACGAGTGCAGCTTTGTCCTCTACAATTTCATTAAATTGTtagtcagttattttttttagaagAGTCATTAAGTTCATGTTATCTACTTCTAATCTTTAATGCGAGTCATTTTATGTGTAGagatatttttcattctgtgACATTGAATACTTAAGCTGTCAAAGGTTCCCAGTAAGTTAACACGCACAAAACAAGGTGAACATAGATAATCATATCTATAATCATGACCCAGGGTCACAAATGACGTTTGCCCTACTCTGCTGACGTCCTCGGACCAACTACAGTTCAAACCTATTTATATGAAGCCACCACCACAAAATCAACAATGGCCACCTCATAATGAGAAAAAGCAAAATAATTTGGGCTCTGTAAACACAAATGAAAGTTGTGATTATTTGCGTATAGAGCAGGAAAGtgagattagtattgtgattaTGTATTT
It encodes:
- the kdf1b gene encoding keratinocyte differentiation factor 1: MSAESTGSPRHSSGRGSYRHRASQSSSQRSSYEERCVDPVEERPPSPEPRTIHKAHLKDANRKESETIGFIPGSADHSPSAQTCNPCTSPGSCRTFICSVLTCGLYRVCQGSTLAPCLVPNESSPDEPEKVSLQSVSPGDNKEEDHTDWLGDLHIAGVKVDSPREYLEVEPVFLAGVQTQPGNPSLHESMRFDDWEEGTEDLDSLIAKKLLELYSEYQIDELARCTSDSVFLRKSKDINQLINSLAEEHKMDEQEAECRLVRGIIRISTRKSGRKRPTPSRVERTLSDSGNETMRESDSLRFSNNNDYKSNPNIQISELTSSDKCAREMWRHNGGHTSSSAYSPSRTETSSSGVSMIGSSVRT